In a single window of the Acetivibrio clariflavus DSM 19732 genome:
- a CDS encoding chromate transporter encodes MILLKLFWSFFQIGMFSIGGGMAAIPLIQNQVVNLHHWLTLTEFTDLITIAEMTPGPIAINSATFVGIRIAGIPGAIIATVGCIFPSCIIVSLLAWIYFKFKELTLVQGVLSGLRPTIVALIASAGLSIFTLTVWGEDGFSTNPLTINLVSVLLFTMAIFILRKWKPNPIYVMLGSGIVGGAIYLMI; translated from the coding sequence ATGATACTCTTAAAACTTTTTTGGAGCTTTTTTCAAATCGGTATGTTTAGCATTGGAGGTGGAATGGCTGCAATACCGCTGATTCAAAATCAAGTAGTTAATTTACACCACTGGCTGACATTAACGGAATTCACCGATCTCATTACCATTGCAGAAATGACACCCGGACCTATCGCCATCAATTCAGCCACTTTTGTGGGAATTAGAATTGCAGGTATACCAGGGGCGATTATTGCTACCGTTGGATGTATCTTTCCATCCTGTATTATCGTTTCACTCCTGGCATGGATTTATTTTAAATTCAAAGAATTGACCTTAGTGCAAGGAGTTTTGTCTGGTTTAAGGCCCACCATTGTAGCGCTGATTGCATCAGCAGGGTTGTCAATATTTACGTTGACTGTTTGGGGAGAAGACGGGTTTTCAACAAATCCTCTAACAATAAATTTGGTTTCTGTTTTATTATTTACTATGGCTATATTTATTTTGCGGAAATGGAAACCGAATCCTATTTATGTCATGCTCGGATCAGGCATTGTCGGTGGAGCAATTTATTTGATGATATAG
- a CDS encoding Mrp/NBP35 family ATP-binding protein — MSENCNQSCSSCSEDCAERKEKKNDFSVKPHEMSSIKKVIGVVSGKGGVGKSLVTSMLAVTMNRMGYHTAVLDADVTGPSIPKAFGIKEKATGSEFGLFPVKSKTGIDIMSVNLLLENDTDPVVWRGPLIGNMVKQFWSDVIWSDVDFMFIDMPPGTGDVPLTVFQSIAVDGIIVVTSPQELVSMIVSKAVRMAEMMNIPIIGLVENMSFFKCPDCGKEHNIFGDSHIDEIAEKHNLKVLAKLPVNPKISAACDKGMIELFDGDWLEPVAKVLEKSIEEDNK, encoded by the coding sequence ATGAGCGAAAATTGCAACCAAAGCTGCAGCAGTTGCTCGGAGGACTGCGCAGAAAGAAAAGAGAAGAAAAATGATTTCTCCGTGAAACCACATGAAATGAGCAGCATTAAAAAGGTTATTGGTGTTGTCAGCGGTAAAGGAGGGGTTGGAAAGTCACTGGTAACTTCCATGCTAGCTGTGACCATGAATAGAATGGGTTATCATACCGCTGTTCTGGACGCTGATGTAACCGGGCCTTCTATTCCTAAGGCATTTGGTATCAAGGAAAAAGCCACAGGAAGTGAATTTGGCTTATTCCCGGTTAAAAGTAAGACAGGTATTGATATAATGTCTGTTAATTTGCTTTTAGAGAATGATACCGATCCAGTTGTGTGGAGAGGACCCCTGATCGGAAATATGGTAAAGCAGTTCTGGTCAGATGTTATCTGGAGCGATGTGGATTTTATGTTCATCGATATGCCGCCAGGCACCGGCGATGTTCCTCTTACCGTATTTCAATCCATTGCTGTTGATGGGATCATTGTTGTAACCTCGCCTCAGGAGCTTGTATCCATGATTGTATCAAAAGCAGTCAGGATGGCTGAAATGATGAATATCCCTATCATAGGATTAGTAGAAAATATGTCCTTTTTTAAATGTCCTGATTGCGGCAAGGAACACAATATTTTCGGCGACAGCCATATTGACGAAATTGCCGAAAAGCATAATTTAAAAGTGCTTGCTAAGCTTCCGGTCAACCCCAAAATTTCTGCCGCCTGTGATAAGGGTATGATAGAACTTTTTGACGGCGATTGGCTTGAGCCGGTTGCAAAAGTATTGGAGAAAAGCATTGAGGAAGATAATAAATGA
- a CDS encoding NifB/NifX family molybdenum-iron cluster-binding protein — translation MMKIAVASENDMVTEHFGHCANFNIFEVKDNQIVKFESIPNPGHRPGFLPNFLNDMGVNVIISGGMGSGAIDIFNEKGIEVIVGASGNAKAAVEAYLQGTLKSTGSVCHEHQHHDECGE, via the coding sequence ATGATGAAAATTGCAGTAGCGAGTGAGAATGATATGGTAACGGAGCACTTTGGACATTGCGCCAACTTTAATATTTTTGAAGTTAAAGACAATCAAATAGTTAAATTTGAGTCTATACCTAATCCAGGGCATAGGCCCGGCTTCCTTCCTAACTTCCTAAATGATATGGGAGTTAATGTAATTATATCAGGAGGCATGGGCAGTGGTGCCATTGATATCTTTAATGAAAAAGGCATAGAGGTAATTGTCGGGGCAAGCGGTAATGCCAAAGCAGCGGTAGAAGCGTACCTGCAAGGTACTCTAAAATCTACTGGTTCTGTTTGCCATGAACATCAGCATCATGATGAATGTGGAGAATAA
- a CDS encoding daunorubicin resistance protein DrrA family ABC transporter ATP-binding protein, with protein MGLVDVKNLNKSYGDIKAVNDLSFQIDQGEIFGFLGPNGAGKTSTINMMIGLSRPTSGHIMIDGIDAIKDIKKVQKIIGIIPDENNLYDEMNGFDNLCFCASLYGIRRKEREKRAMELLELFDLTKAAKRPLKTYSKGMKRKLTIAAGIIHNPKILFLDEPTTGIDVESARQIRELILNLKKQGKTIFITTHYIEEAERICDRIAFIVNGKIVKVGTVTELMENVEHEHKIKMQLDSSIKYVKEELENKFVNCTVEIPDENSCLIISKERIALSPILQLLDNKGISVYEAKEIKPSLEDVFVKLTGIEASKLKKEKEKVGK; from the coding sequence GTGGGATTAGTTGATGTAAAAAATTTAAACAAATCTTATGGTGATATCAAAGCTGTTAATGATTTATCTTTCCAAATAGATCAGGGAGAGATTTTTGGATTTTTAGGTCCAAATGGTGCTGGAAAGACATCTACAATCAATATGATGATTGGTTTATCCAGGCCTACTAGCGGACATATTATGATTGATGGAATTGATGCGATAAAAGACATAAAAAAAGTGCAGAAAATTATTGGAATTATTCCTGATGAAAATAATTTATATGATGAAATGAATGGCTTCGATAATCTCTGCTTTTGTGCTTCGTTATATGGGATACGTAGAAAAGAACGTGAAAAAAGGGCAATGGAATTGCTGGAACTATTTGATTTAACTAAAGCAGCGAAACGCCCTTTGAAAACTTATTCAAAAGGAATGAAACGAAAACTTACAATAGCAGCCGGAATTATACATAATCCTAAAATATTATTTTTGGATGAACCAACAACAGGCATAGATGTTGAAAGTGCAAGGCAAATTAGAGAGCTTATACTGAACTTAAAAAAACAAGGCAAAACAATTTTTATTACCACCCATTATATCGAAGAGGCTGAACGAATCTGTGACAGGATTGCTTTTATTGTGAATGGTAAGATTGTAAAGGTTGGTACGGTAACTGAACTGATGGAAAACGTAGAACATGAGCATAAAATTAAGATGCAGCTTGACAGTAGCATAAAATACGTGAAAGAAGAACTGGAAAATAAATTTGTAAATTGCACAGTAGAGATTCCAGATGAAAATTCTTGTTTAATTATTTCTAAAGAACGAATAGCTTTATCCCCTATCCTTCAACTGCTGGATAACAAGGGAATTTCCGTTTACGAAGCAAAAGAAATAAAGCCGTCATTAGAAGATGTTTTTGTTAAACTAACAGGAATTGAAGCTTCAAAACTAAAAAAGGAAAAAGAGAAGGTGGGAAAATAG
- a CDS encoding MBL fold metallo-hydrolase: MIIKTLVENTALSKDFGSEHGLSLYIETNSRKILFDVGAGELFLENAKKLNVDISDVDYLIISHGHYDHGGGLKAFLRENTKAEVFLHRLAFEKYYALRSNDELEYIGLDEELKQNRRIVLTSDCFFINKGIQVFSNITQKEPLPISNNGLLMEHNGQIVQDTFVHEQNLIIEEDGKTLLVTGCAHNGIVNIIEHFHDLKGRMPNYVVGGFHLSSRSSGNNVNPEMIDKISKYLINTNAKFCTCHCTGIEPYNRLKAAMGDSIDYLSAGSEITI, translated from the coding sequence ATGATTATCAAAACATTAGTTGAGAATACAGCGCTATCGAAAGACTTCGGTAGCGAACACGGACTTAGCCTTTATATAGAAACGAATAGTCGCAAAATTCTTTTTGATGTTGGCGCTGGTGAGTTATTCCTTGAAAATGCAAAGAAGCTGAATGTAGATATTTCTGATGTGGATTATCTCATTATTTCACATGGGCATTATGACCATGGTGGCGGGTTAAAAGCATTTTTACGTGAAAACACAAAAGCCGAGGTATTTCTACACCGACTGGCATTTGAAAAATACTATGCTTTGCGTTCGAATGATGAACTGGAGTATATTGGCCTGGATGAAGAACTGAAACAAAACAGGCGAATTGTACTTACATCAGACTGCTTTTTTATCAATAAGGGGATTCAAGTGTTCTCAAATATAACTCAAAAGGAACCTCTTCCAATTTCAAATAACGGATTGCTGATGGAACATAACGGACAAATAGTACAGGACACGTTTGTGCATGAACAAAACCTCATTATAGAGGAGGATGGGAAGACGCTTTTGGTAACAGGGTGTGCCCATAATGGTATTGTAAATATTATTGAACACTTCCATGATTTAAAAGGACGCATGCCTAATTATGTGGTAGGTGGATTTCATCTTTCCAGCCGTTCATCGGGAAACAATGTGAACCCTGAGATGATAGATAAAATAAGCAAGTACTTGATAAATACAAATGCAAAATTTTGTACCTGCCATTGCACAGGTATAGAACCATATAACAGGCTTAAAGCTGCCATGGGCGATAGTATTGATTATCTCTCAGCAGGCAGTGAAATAACAATCTAA
- a CDS encoding ABC transporter permease — MDTLVAFWNILRKDIENYYLKPPNISWGIIFPLSWALMLFMRSQQAVEIIEILPGLMAMSVLFGTTSMLAVTITFERKGRSFDRLLLAPISLKVMVLAKIIGSVLFGMFNAFVPIIFGAFLSDLSGVNWGFVFIGVLFIAFSSTLVGLVIAVSAKEIFEAQTYSNFFRFPMIFLCGLFFPVSTLPIFLRPLSYALPLTYGVDILHIALVKSGMMSVWLDILILSVFSVLLFYISMRNIQRKWIL; from the coding sequence ATGGATACTTTAGTTGCGTTTTGGAATATCTTAAGAAAAGACATTGAAAATTACTATTTAAAACCACCAAACATAAGTTGGGGGATTATATTTCCGCTTTCTTGGGCTCTTATGCTTTTCATGCGTTCACAACAGGCTGTAGAGATCATAGAAATCCTTCCGGGTCTTATGGCAATGAGTGTTTTATTTGGTACAACATCAATGCTGGCGGTGACCATTACTTTTGAAAGAAAGGGACGCTCTTTTGATAGGCTGCTGCTTGCTCCTATAAGTTTGAAAGTAATGGTACTTGCAAAAATTATCGGATCTGTGTTGTTTGGAATGTTTAATGCATTTGTTCCGATAATTTTTGGTGCATTTCTCTCGGATTTATCAGGTGTTAACTGGGGATTTGTTTTTATTGGAGTATTATTCATTGCATTTAGCTCAACATTGGTAGGTCTTGTTATTGCGGTTTCTGCAAAGGAAATATTTGAAGCACAAACTTACTCAAACTTTTTTCGCTTTCCAATGATATTTTTATGTGGGCTTTTTTTTCCTGTTTCAACCTTGCCAATATTTTTGCGTCCACTTTCATATGCACTACCGTTGACTTATGGAGTAGATATTTTACATATTGCTTTGGTAAAAAGTGGGATGATGAGTGTTTGGTTAGATATCTTGATCCTTAGTGTTTTTTCTGTGCTACTGTTTTACATAAGCATGAGAAATATACAACGAAAATGGATATTATAA